In Mesoaciditoga lauensis cd-1655R = DSM 25116, a single genomic region encodes these proteins:
- the gatA gene encoding Asp-tRNA(Asn)/Glu-tRNA(Gln) amidotransferase subunit GatA, whose protein sequence is MSVEDLLNSIKSGKLKGSEIIEYFKSRSNKLDEKLNAYISKCEIKTNDGPLSGMPFAVKDNMQVEGTKTTCASKILENYNSTYTATAVEKLLEKGAVVLGKTNLDEFAMGSSTEYSAFFSTKNPWDLERVPGGSSGGSAAAVAAGMVPFALGSDTGGSIRQPASFCGIVGYKPSYGLVSRYGLSAFASSMDQIGPLARSVRDAAFIASFIVGKDPKDATTVEKKMDFLGKIEDPIEGMKAAVPKEFVEGLNSNTKSVFEEAIKNLEKLGVKVEEVSIPSLKYAVAVYYIIAPAEASSNLSRYDGIRYGLRVEEDTIDGIYSKTRDEGFGKEVKRRIMLGTFTLSATYYDAYFDKAQRVRSMIKKEMDDILSSYDFILGPTTPDVAFKFGELSSPLDYYLQDIYTIPANLGGMPALSVPMGFISKMPIGLQIIGKRFDDAKVLRVARNYEKVRGEFPMPTGGDE, encoded by the coding sequence ATGAGTGTAGAAGATCTATTAAATTCTATTAAAAGCGGAAAACTAAAGGGCTCGGAAATCATAGAATATTTCAAATCACGTTCCAACAAGTTAGACGAAAAGCTCAACGCTTACATCTCGAAATGCGAAATTAAAACGAATGATGGCCCATTAAGCGGAATGCCGTTTGCGGTTAAAGACAACATGCAAGTAGAGGGGACGAAAACCACTTGTGCTTCCAAAATCCTCGAAAATTACAATTCAACTTACACCGCCACGGCTGTCGAAAAACTTCTGGAAAAAGGCGCAGTTGTGCTTGGAAAAACGAATTTGGACGAATTCGCAATGGGTTCTTCAACAGAGTATTCGGCTTTCTTTTCAACTAAAAATCCATGGGATCTAGAAAGGGTACCGGGCGGATCAAGTGGTGGTTCGGCTGCTGCAGTTGCGGCTGGAATGGTACCTTTTGCACTTGGCTCCGATACGGGAGGATCCATAAGGCAACCTGCTTCTTTTTGCGGAATAGTTGGATATAAACCGAGTTATGGTCTGGTTTCAAGATATGGATTATCGGCTTTCGCCTCTTCCATGGATCAGATAGGACCCTTGGCAAGAAGCGTTAGGGATGCCGCCTTTATTGCCAGTTTTATAGTTGGCAAAGATCCGAAAGATGCAACGACGGTTGAAAAAAAGATGGACTTCTTGGGGAAAATTGAAGATCCAATTGAAGGTATGAAAGCCGCTGTTCCGAAGGAATTCGTTGAAGGTTTGAATTCAAATACCAAAAGCGTTTTTGAAGAGGCTATTAAGAATCTTGAAAAGCTTGGGGTTAAAGTTGAAGAGGTATCAATTCCGTCTTTGAAATACGCGGTGGCTGTTTATTACATAATAGCTCCTGCAGAAGCTTCATCAAACCTTTCAAGATACGACGGAATAAGATATGGATTGAGAGTAGAAGAAGACACTATAGATGGCATATACAGCAAAACGAGAGATGAAGGTTTTGGCAAAGAAGTAAAAAGAAGAATAATGTTGGGAACTTTCACACTTTCGGCAACATATTACGATGCTTACTTTGATAAAGCACAGAGAGTACGTTCAATGATAAAAAAAGAAATGGATGACATTCTCTCTTCGTACGACTTTATTTTAGGTCCGACAACTCCTGATGTGGCTTTCAAGTTTGGAGAATTGTCAAGTCCTCTGGACTATTACCTCCAGGATATATACACAATTCCAGCAAACTTAGGCGGCATGCCAGCTCTAAGCGTTCCCATGGGATTCATCAGCAAAATGCCAATAGGTTTGCAAATAATTGGAAAAAGATTTGACGATGCAAAAGTGTTAAGAGTGGCAAGAAATTACGAAAAAGTGAGAGGAGAATTCCCAATGCCAACTGGTGGTGATGAATAA